The following are encoded together in the Poseidonibacter lekithochrous genome:
- a CDS encoding sensor histidine kinase codes for MNELSISYKCQNSIGNSLKLDEMIGETLETFIDETKATYASFYLLDNKHNKNIASLGKTIDYDVNNLLQQTNENKINIYKYDEVFNLLLYKLEKGLMVCSYEKDSDFSFLESIYESLRKKLNMSINSCINMMNLENENKKLSSKASKLEERIKKEKDLNKKKDKQIFEQMKMAQMGDLIGNIAHQWRQPLSIISTAASGMKIKQEHDMLSNEDFSSYANKIVENTQFLSTTIDEFRDYIQESHKEKDVIIQDRVKMALQIIEPSFAVSEIKIIEGNIEEESISFRLISGELLQVLISILNNAKDALCENKIEDKWVKYSVGKKEDKIIITIEDNAGGIPKEIKNKIFNPYFTTKDKNVGTGIGLYNCFNIVTKSLKGNLTFGNTQLGTKFIIELPIYEVTTN; via the coding sequence TTGAACGAACTATCGATTTCGTATAAATGTCAAAACTCAATTGGAAACAGTTTGAAGCTTGATGAGATGATTGGCGAAACCTTAGAAACTTTTATAGATGAAACAAAAGCTACTTATGCTAGTTTCTATCTTCTTGATAATAAACATAATAAAAATATCGCATCACTTGGTAAAACAATAGATTATGATGTGAATAACTTACTTCAACAAACAAATGAAAATAAAATTAATATATATAAATATGATGAAGTATTTAATCTTTTATTATACAAATTAGAAAAAGGTCTAATGGTCTGCTCTTATGAGAAAGATTCTGACTTTTCTTTTTTAGAATCGATTTATGAAAGCTTACGAAAAAAATTAAATATGAGTATTAACTCATGTATAAATATGATGAACCTAGAAAACGAAAATAAAAAACTAAGTTCTAAAGCTTCTAAATTAGAAGAAAGAATTAAAAAAGAAAAAGATTTAAACAAGAAAAAAGATAAACAAATATTTGAGCAAATGAAAATGGCTCAAATGGGCGATCTTATTGGTAATATTGCCCACCAATGGCGACAGCCCTTAAGTATTATTTCAACTGCTGCAAGTGGTATGAAAATAAAACAAGAACATGATATGTTAAGTAATGAAGACTTTAGTTCTTATGCAAATAAGATAGTAGAAAACACTCAGTTTTTATCTACAACTATTGATGAATTTAGAGACTATATTCAAGAAAGTCACAAAGAAAAAGATGTGATTATTCAAGATAGAGTGAAAATGGCTTTACAAATAATTGAGCCTAGTTTTGCTGTATCTGAGATAAAAATAATTGAAGGTAATATTGAAGAAGAATCTATATCTTTTAGACTAATATCAGGAGAATTACTTCAAGTATTAATCTCTATTTTAAATAATGCAAAAGATGCATTATGTGAAAATAAAATAGAAGATAAATGGGTAAAATATTCTGTAGGAAAAAAAGAAGATAAAATTATAATTACTATTGAAGATAATGCTGGAGGAATTCCCAAAGAGATTAAAAACAAAATTTTTAATCCATATTTCACTACAAAAGATAAAAACGTAGGTACTGGTATTGGATTATATAACTGTTTTAATATCGTTACTAAAAGCTTAAAAGGTAATCTTACTTTTGGTAATACACAACTTGGAACAAAGTTTATTATTGAACTTCCAATTTACGAAGTAACTACAAATTAA
- a CDS encoding MetQ/NlpA family ABC transporter substrate-binding protein — MFKNILKLALVAVVALAFTACTDSKESKVEKKTVIKVGATPVPHSEILEIAQTLLKAKGYELQIVEFTDYVTPNIAVDEGELDANFFQHLPYLEEFNKNKNTKLVKTVNVHLEPMGVYSKKIEALNELKDGATIAVPNDPTNESRALNILEEQGLLTFKDVKFKTALDIDKNPRNFQIKELDAPQLPRVLDEVDAAVINTNYALAANLNPLKDALVIESKNSPYANILVVKEGNENKDYIKALNEVLNSNEIRNFINDKYKGSIVEAF, encoded by the coding sequence ATGTTTAAAAATATTTTAAAATTAGCATTAGTTGCTGTTGTTGCATTAGCATTTACAGCTTGTACTGATTCAAAAGAATCAAAAGTAGAGAAAAAAACAGTTATTAAAGTTGGAGCTACTCCAGTTCCTCATTCAGAGATCTTAGAGATTGCACAAACTTTATTAAAAGCTAAAGGTTATGAATTACAAATCGTTGAATTTACTGATTATGTTACACCAAACATTGCTGTTGATGAAGGTGAACTTGACGCTAACTTTTTCCAACATTTACCATACTTAGAAGAGTTTAACAAAAACAAAAATACTAAATTAGTAAAAACTGTTAATGTTCACTTAGAACCAATGGGTGTTTACTCTAAGAAAATTGAAGCATTAAATGAATTAAAAGATGGTGCTACAATTGCAGTTCCTAATGATCCTACAAATGAAAGTAGAGCATTAAATATTTTAGAAGAACAAGGTTTATTAACTTTCAAAGATGTTAAATTTAAAACTGCACTTGATATTGATAAGAATCCAAGAAACTTCCAAATCAAAGAGTTAGATGCTCCTCAATTACCAAGAGTTTTAGATGAAGTAGATGCTGCTGTTATTAATACTAACTATGCTTTAGCTGCTAATTTAAATCCATTAAAAGATGCTTTAGTAATTGAATCTAAAAACTCTCCTTATGCAAACATTCTTGTTGTAAAAGAAGGTAATGAAAACAAAGATTACATCAAAGCATTAAATGAAGTATTAAACTCAAATGAGATTAGAAACTTTATTAATGACAAATACAAAGGTTCTATTGTAGAAGCTTTCTAA
- a CDS encoding methionine ABC transporter permease, whose translation MVDILLPALGETVYMSLVSTFFAVVIGFFLAIILILTSKGGLRENLKVYSILDVVINTLRSFPFIILMIVLFPVTKFLIGKSIGTSAAIIPLTIGAAPFIARLIESALKEVDKGVVEAAKSFGASDFQIIFKVMLIEALPAIISAITLTLITVIGFSAMAGAVGGGGLGDVAIKYGYYRFQTDTMIYTVLILIALVQVCQSFGDYLYKITKK comes from the coding sequence ATGGTTGATATTTTATTACCTGCATTAGGTGAAACTGTTTATATGTCATTAGTTTCGACATTTTTTGCTGTTGTTATTGGATTTTTCTTAGCAATTATTCTGATTTTAACATCAAAAGGTGGATTAAGAGAAAATCTAAAAGTATATTCAATATTAGATGTTGTAATTAATACTTTAAGATCTTTTCCTTTTATTATTTTAATGATTGTTCTTTTCCCTGTTACAAAGTTTTTAATTGGAAAAAGTATTGGTACAAGTGCTGCTATTATTCCTCTAACTATTGGAGCTGCTCCTTTTATTGCAAGACTTATTGAAAGTGCATTAAAAGAGGTAGATAAAGGTGTTGTTGAAGCTGCTAAGTCTTTTGGGGCTAGTGATTTTCAAATCATTTTCAAAGTGATGTTAATAGAAGCATTACCTGCAATTATTTCAGCAATTACTTTAACATTAATTACTGTTATTGGTTTCTCAGCAATGGCTGGAGCTGTTGGTGGTGGAGGTCTTGGAGATGTAGCTATTAAATATGGTTACTACAGATTCCAAACAGATACTATGATTTACACTGTATTAATCTTAATTGCATTAGTACAAGTCTGCCAAAGTTTTGGTGACTATTTATACAAAATTACAAAAAAATAA
- a CDS encoding methionine ABC transporter ATP-binding protein, giving the protein MINIKNLNKHYGDVKVLNNISIDIKKGEIFAIVGHSGAGKSTLMRCINGLEDYSDGSLQVNNKEIKTLKKNELREFRKNIGMIFQHFSLIQRKTVFENVALPMQLWGYSKDEISKKVKDLLSLVGLDEKLQSYPSELSGGQKQRVAIARALTLDPEVLLSDEATSALDPNTTTSILNLLKEINEKLNITIVLVTHEMEVVKQIAQKALLLEHGNIIGFDDTEELFLKPDEKMKEFLGETEVVPEDGVNIKIYFPKDNAFQSFITKMARELDMDFNIVWGKLEEINTHIVGNMVINIKQSDKEKVTNYIKEHEIIWEVL; this is encoded by the coding sequence TTGATAAATATTAAAAATCTGAATAAGCACTATGGTGACGTAAAAGTTTTAAATAATATTTCTATTGATATTAAAAAAGGTGAGATTTTTGCCATTGTTGGACACAGTGGTGCAGGAAAATCTACATTAATGAGATGTATTAATGGACTTGAAGATTATAGTGATGGTTCATTACAAGTTAACAATAAAGAGATTAAAACTCTTAAGAAAAATGAATTAAGAGAATTTAGAAAAAATATTGGAATGATATTTCAACACTTTTCATTAATTCAAAGAAAAACTGTATTTGAAAATGTTGCTTTACCAATGCAACTTTGGGGATACAGTAAAGATGAAATTTCTAAAAAAGTAAAAGATTTATTATCATTAGTTGGATTAGATGAAAAACTTCAATCATATCCTAGTGAATTAAGTGGTGGACAAAAACAAAGAGTTGCAATTGCAAGAGCTTTGACTTTGGATCCAGAAGTTTTACTTTCAGATGAAGCAACATCAGCACTTGACCCAAATACAACTACATCTATTTTAAATTTATTAAAAGAGATTAATGAAAAACTAAATATTACAATTGTTTTAGTTACACATGAAATGGAAGTTGTAAAACAAATTGCTCAAAAAGCTCTTTTATTAGAGCATGGAAATATTATTGGTTTTGATGATACTGAAGAGTTGTTTTTGAAACCTGATGAGAAAATGAAAGAATTTTTAGGTGAAACAGAAGTAGTTCCAGAGGATGGAGTAAATATTAAAATTTATTTCCCAAAAGATAATGCTTTCCAATCATTTATTACAAAAATGGCAAGAGAGTTAGATATGGACTTTAATATTGTATGGGGAAAACTTGAAGAAATTAATACTCATATTGTTGGAAATATGGTTATTAATATTAAACAAAGTGATAAAGAAAAAGTTACGAACTATATAAAAGAACATGAAATTATTTGGGAGGTATTATAA
- the rho gene encoding transcription termination factor Rho translates to MEESKTQSKAKATTARKTRTHIPVEGYKIEQLRELPLEQLLDIAKELDVENPQELKRQDLMFSILKNQIDAGGFILFTGILEIKEGGFGFLRAIDGNFSDTSNDSYVSATQIRKFALRTGDIVTGQVRPPNKESEKYNALLKIEAINYLPIKASKNRPLFDNLTPLYSTERFSFEYDSKRMTGRMLDLFAPMGKGQRGLIVAPPKTGKTELLKELAHGISKNHPEVSLMVLLIDERPEEVTDMQRSVKGEVYSSTFDLPAHNHVRVAEIVIEKAKRLVEMKKDVVILLDSITRLARAYNTVTPSSGKVLSGGVDANALHKPKRFFGAARNIEEGGSLTIISTALIETGSKMDEVIFEEFKGTGNSEVVLSRNAANKRVYPALDIIKSGTRKEELLLTPEVLQKTWILRNAIASMDEVEALKFLYSKMQKTPNNEAFFAGMNE, encoded by the coding sequence ATGGAAGAGTCAAAAACTCAGAGCAAAGCAAAAGCTACTACTGCTAGAAAAACAAGAACGCACATTCCTGTTGAGGGATACAAAATTGAACAACTTAGAGAACTACCACTTGAGCAACTTCTAGATATTGCAAAAGAATTAGATGTAGAAAACCCACAAGAACTTAAAAGACAAGATTTAATGTTCTCGATTCTTAAAAATCAAATTGATGCAGGTGGATTTATTTTATTCACTGGTATTTTAGAGATTAAAGAAGGTGGATTTGGATTCTTAAGGGCAATCGATGGTAACTTCTCAGATACATCAAATGATTCTTATGTAAGTGCTACTCAAATTAGAAAATTTGCACTAAGAACAGGAGATATCGTAACTGGACAAGTTAGACCTCCAAACAAAGAAAGTGAAAAATACAACGCTTTACTTAAAATTGAAGCAATTAACTACTTACCAATCAAAGCATCAAAAAACAGACCATTATTTGACAACTTAACTCCTTTATACTCAACTGAAAGATTTAGTTTTGAGTATGATTCTAAAAGAATGACAGGAAGAATGTTAGATTTATTTGCTCCTATGGGTAAAGGGCAAAGAGGTCTTATTGTTGCTCCTCCTAAAACTGGTAAAACCGAGTTATTAAAAGAGCTAGCTCATGGTATTAGTAAAAATCATCCTGAAGTATCTTTAATGGTACTATTAATTGATGAAAGACCTGAAGAGGTTACTGATATGCAAAGAAGTGTTAAAGGTGAAGTTTATTCATCTACTTTTGATTTACCTGCACATAATCATGTTAGAGTTGCTGAAATCGTAATTGAAAAAGCAAAAAGACTTGTAGAAATGAAAAAAGATGTAGTTATCTTATTAGATTCTATTACAAGATTAGCAAGAGCATATAATACTGTAACACCAAGTTCTGGAAAAGTACTTTCAGGTGGGGTTGATGCAAATGCTTTACATAAACCAAAAAGATTCTTTGGTGCTGCTAGAAATATTGAAGAGGGTGGTTCTTTAACTATTATCTCAACTGCATTAATTGAAACTGGTTCTAAAATGGATGAAGTTATCTTTGAAGAATTCAAAGGAACAGGAAACTCAGAAGTTGTATTATCTAGAAATGCAGCTAACAAAAGAGTTTATCCAGCACTTGATATTATTAAATCAGGTACTAGAAAAGAAGAATTACTTCTTACTCCTGAAGTGTTACAAAAAACTTGGATTCTTAGAAATGCTATTGCATCTATGGATGAAGTTGAAGCACTTAAATTCTTATATTCAAAAATGCAAAAAACTCCAAACAACGAAGCTTTCTTCGCTGGAATGAACGAATAG
- a CDS encoding peroxiredoxin: protein MLVTKKAPDFTATAVLADGQIVEDFNLYENIGENGAVLFFYPLDFTFVCPSEIIAFSKRIEEFTSRGVNVIGVSVDSQFSHFAWRETDVNNGGIGRISYPLVADLSKQISRDYDVLFGDAVALRGSFLIDKDGTVRHAVINDLPLGRNIDEMIRMVDTMLFTNEHGEVCPAGWNKGDEGMKASTEGVAEYLGKHEGDL from the coding sequence ATGTTAGTAACTAAAAAAGCTCCAGATTTTACAGCAACAGCTGTACTTGCAGACGGTCAAATTGTAGAAGATTTTAATTTATATGAAAATATCGGTGAAAATGGTGCAGTATTATTCTTTTATCCATTAGACTTTACTTTTGTATGTCCATCTGAAATCATTGCATTCTCAAAAAGAATTGAAGAATTTACATCTAGAGGTGTTAATGTAATTGGTGTTTCTGTTGATTCACAATTCTCACACTTCGCATGGAGAGAAACTGACGTTAATAATGGTGGAATCGGAAGAATTTCTTACCCATTAGTTGCAGATTTATCTAAGCAAATCTCTAGAGATTACGATGTATTATTTGGTGATGCAGTAGCTTTAAGAGGTTCTTTCTTAATTGACAAAGACGGAACAGTTAGACACGCAGTAATCAATGACTTACCATTAGGAAGAAACATTGACGAAATGATTAGAATGGTAGATACTATGTTATTTACTAACGAGCACGGTGAAGTTTGTCCTGCTGGTTGGAATAAAGGTGACGAAGGTATGAAAGCTTCTACTGAAGGTGTAGCTGAGTACTTAGGTAAACACGAAGGTGATTTATAA
- a CDS encoding NADH-quinone oxidoreductase subunit I, giving the protein MAVKITDICISCDACLDECPVEAIVDNDDNPTGEDTYYVYADKCVECVGHNDEPACAEACPTEGCIQWDEVGSGSVEKDDRGEPNTPVVED; this is encoded by the coding sequence ATGGCAGTAAAAATTACTGATATCTGTATTAGCTGTGACGCATGTTTAGACGAGTGTCCAGTAGAAGCAATTGTTGATAACGACGATAACCCAACTGGTGAAGATACTTATTACGTATACGCTGATAAATGTGTTGAGTGTGTAGGACACAATGACGAACCAGCATGTGCTGAAGCATGTCCAACTGAGGGATGTATCCAATGGGACGAAGTTGGTTCTGGATCAGTTGAAAAAGATGACAGAGGTGAGCCAAATACACCTGTTGTTGAAGACTAA
- the ndk gene encoding nucleoside-diphosphate kinase, with translation MEQTLSIIKPDAVAKNVVGQILSRFEAADLRVAATKKMQLSKADAEAFYAVHAERPFFGDLVSFMISGPVVVTVLEGENAMSKNRDLMGATNPKEAEAGTIRADFAESIDANAVHGSDSVENAANEIKFFFSDREIC, from the coding sequence ATGGAACAAACACTTTCAATCATCAAACCTGACGCGGTAGCTAAAAACGTTGTTGGTCAAATCTTATCAAGATTTGAAGCAGCAGACTTAAGAGTAGCAGCAACTAAAAAAATGCAATTAAGCAAAGCAGATGCAGAAGCATTCTATGCAGTACACGCTGAGAGACCATTCTTTGGTGACTTAGTATCTTTCATGATTTCTGGACCAGTTGTTGTAACTGTTTTAGAAGGTGAAAATGCAATGTCTAAAAATAGAGACTTAATGGGTGCTACTAATCCTAAAGAAGCTGAAGCTGGTACAATTAGAGCAGATTTCGCTGAATCTATTGATGCAAATGCAGTACATGGTTCTGATTCTGTTGAGAATGCAGCAAACGAAATTAAATTCTTCTTCTCTGACAGAGAAATTTGTTAA
- the rpmF gene encoding 50S ribosomal protein L32 — protein sequence MAVPKRRVSHSRAAKRRTHYKITLKKPVKDSDGSWKMPHMVNPNTGEYKN from the coding sequence ATGGCAGTACCTAAGAGAAGAGTATCTCATTCAAGAGCAGCGAAAAGAAGAACTCATTATAAAATAACTTTAAAGAAACCAGTTAAAGATAGTGATGGTTCTTGGAAAATGCCTCATATGGTTAACCCAAACACTGGTGAATACAAGAACTAA